ttttctaaaaatgttCAAGACTTGGAAATCATGGAGTTTCTTGCATGCATGTCTTTGCATAAAGATGGTACTTCAAAATATGCCTATGAAATCTCTGCCTGCTTTGCACCCCTAATATACACGTGTCGTCTTGTAGCAGCATGTGAGTTACAACGATTGATcgatgaaaaacaaatcgaCTTGTTGTCCATTCCATCGTTTCAAACCGCTGGTTCTATTGCTTATGCTCATGTGTTTTGCTTTATCACGCTTggtcaaagaaatttatatGATGTTCTTTACGAAACCCAAAAAGTCGTTAGGGATATCATTCGAACGGAAGGGTATGCAAATACACTGCAAGGACTAAGCCCAAGTACCGTATTGTTTCAGCCACGAAGTAATTCTATGTACCCGTGCATTGGAGATGCATTCAATAACATGGTGCGATTGGACTTGAGTGAGCTGACAGCTCTGTATGAGGGGATGTTTGCCAAAGTTCAGGACTTGTTAAAAGAGCTATGTTTTGATATGAATGTGGAAAAACTATTACCCATTTCGTTACTAAGGTCAATTGGAGATGACATAAACAATAGTAAATTGGGatattcattctttaaaGAGTCGATAGAGATACGTTCATCTCATAGTGTGCTGTTACGAACAATACTTAAGAACAGTGAACTTTGTCATCGGTTTTTCCCATCGATGTCTAAGAAGGATCTGACAAAGTTGTTTGGTGGAGTAAGTGATCAGCAAAGAAATGAGTGCGACAACTATAGCAACCACTACAACGACAACTCTAATGATAATGACAATGATGTGTTTCTCAAATTACATTGGTCTAAATCtgctattaaaaagtatgaGACAAAGGCATCTATCTTCAATGAGTTATTGTTTTGTCTAGTGTACATATCTGCTGGACAACCAGCCAGAGCACAAGAGATGGTGTATTGGACTTTGCGGAATGGCAAGTATAAGACTCGCGAATTGTATTTGATGTTTGGAAGGCTGATGATTTACAGCAGATACGATAAGACTCGTAATATGAAGTTTGCTGAAAAGCCAATCCCCAGGTTTCTTTCTGAGCCGCTTTCCATTTTAGCACTTCGGTACTATGTTTTGGTTCGACCATTGGAAGCATTGATGAAGTATGTGACAACCGCTGATAGGTCGAAAGTAGCTGTATACTTGGATTTCATGTTTGTGATTGCTGGCGAACGATTGCAAAGAGATTTACCGTATCgaatttttccaaaggCCACCTACCAATGCATTCAAAAACCGTTGGGATTTCGAAACTACAGGCACATTGCTCactattttaaagaaaaaaacatcGAGGAAGAAATGACGAGGGAATCATATTTCGATTTACAGGCTGGACATACACGAAACACAGCGCTCTACATCTATGGGCGCACTATGGACAACTTGCATTATCTGCCGTCGGATTATTTCGCCAACTTTTTTCGTGCAAGCTATAAGTGGCAGGAACTATTACAGATTCGAGATAACCCGACCCATGGACTGTTGGTGGAAACAAAGCACCCATTCATCAAGCGAGTTGATCAATTGGAGGAAGCGCTGAATGAGAAGCTGGCAAGGTTGGTAGGTGAACAAATGGTGGAGGGGGACAAGGAAAAGGACAAGACAAATGAGGAGAAGAACAAGGACGAGGTAAAGGCTGAAATGACACAGCCCGTTGTAAATCAAGACTCTCATGACTTACAAGACCAATTGGCCACTACGCCCACCGCGCCCACCGCATTTCACTACCGCCCAGGACTTCTTCAACCATCTCAAACTTCTGTTCAACATTGTTGTTGGGCATTGTCTCAATATTATGGTCTCGAAGCGAAATTCCGTTCGCTGAAACAATTTCAATCggtttatttttctcttttaaatCGTATGAATTTGATTACCGTACTCCCAACTGGAGGTGGAAAGTCTTTGTCGTTTTTGATACCGGCGCTcatcgaaaaaaaaagacaaaccCCAGGAAAGGTGATGAATATGGTCACGCTGGTTCTAGTGCCCATGATGTCGTTACGGCAAGATATGATGCTCAGAGTGAATGAAAAGGGACTGCTTGTTTGTTCGGGGAATTGGACCGCATTCAAAGATGTACGATTGACTTTAGAGACGCAACTTCCCGATTTGTTTATCTTGACATACGAGTCAGCATTAACCAACAGTGGTCTTCggttttttgaaagtttgGCAACACTTGGTCGTTTGGCACGAGTGGTAATTGATGAAGCACATTTGTTACTCACCAGTGGAGCATGGAGAACGGCTTTGTCGAGAGCATCGCGGTTGTCTGGCTTGTATGCACCATTGCACTTGTTGAGTGCCACCTTTCCCAGGCAACTAGAGATGGTTGCCAGACAAACGTTTTGTACAAACTTTTACGTTTTACGAGAAACGTCTACTGCACGGGAAAAcatcttttactttttgcATCCCTATGATAATACCGAGTTTTTGTTGGACTTGCGAACGTTGATGAAACGAACAAAGGTCTTTGAAGGTGATGGACGTGCTATCATCTTTTGTCGAACCAAAAAGGATGTCGAATACATTCATCGTCGTCTTCACCAGTCGGACTTGTTCGCTCACACCCATGTAACCATTTACACAGGAGATGTAAGCGACGAAGAACGACAAATGAACTTTGACGCGTTTCGAAATGCAAATGGGAAGACACGAATCATGATCGCTACCAAGGCATTCGGACTCGGTATCAACTATATGGGAGTGCGTTTAGTAGTACACTATGGATTACCAGCTTCATCTATGGATTATGTACAGGAGACAGGTCGAGCTGGAAGAGATGGCAAGTATGCGATTGCAGCATTGTTTTACGAGAAATATGATTCTACATGGTCGAGCTACGTAGAGGATTCGatgaaaaactttcttaatgataatacGATGTGTGTTCGATCGTTTCTCGCAAGTGAAATGGATGGCGAATGTGTATGTTGTGCATCGTTTGCTAACTGTGTTTACTGCTCAAGATGCTCAGATTCGTTACTTGGTGAAGAATCAACTGTGTCTACGATGTATGGAGTGAAACCGACATTGCCAGAAACACCGAAACCAGCCATTGCAACACATTCGCGTTATAATGCATCGTTTTCGTCTTCCCCCCCACCACAGCCAGGGAATAGCAGTGGTATGAGTGCTATGAACACTAACACTACTAGTACTACGCCAGTGTCTTTGTCGGAATTATCGGAAATCACTTTGTTCCCTTCGTCTGTATCGCCAACATGGAAGAAAAGCTTTGGCAATGCTAATACGAATCTAAAGTATGGTTTGGAAGACATGTCGCTCAGCCATCGTCGTGGTCATAAACGCACATACGATGAACATTTGAACAATGTACAACAGGGCGTCAACCATGACATGAATCGTGTTCATGGTAGTGTTGGAGGTATGAGTGGTATTGTTGGTATTGGTATTGGTATTGGTGATGGTGATGGTGATGGTGATGTTGATTCTCGTACCATTCATTTCGCCGAGTATAAAAGTCGTGTGCAAGCCGTCAAAAAACAATGGGTAGACTCAACTGACATTT
This region of Schizosaccharomyces pombe strain 972h- genome assembly, chromosome: II genomic DNA includes:
- the tlh2 gene encoding RecQ type DNA helicase Tlh1, giving the protein MVVASEIAKVASKTARDIAGCFTCQCGTQFDNVERIVQHFKECRYRDETCKDDDIVVYEPSSFVQDEKKDKPIIVEAASEATSEEACNSSKERQLPALSALSALSTLTTSANDDLWTARLIWQSTNDTKLDNSPSSNYTDLNHKLANYGLSILSIHALMCVECECLLNVIHTAQHMQIVHKLELNEDLLWFQELRTLKLKSPTNVLQTHSSQTHVYPYIRGLPVLLNGYECVPCTKNGTGFVHAIMDTFRHHVRRTHGKVIKLENCIRRTALQTVKNKYAQRCQFFKVDYVPLNGGEEEEEEEGEEKEDAQNIKERMVDFCFSKFMEKNQQRREQQDKGENKKRQDDVDQATDNNTNTILEDDEKDNDEEEEEEIVNAREKNLLNQQFNWTAIVKKLGENWDQLVRFEYTNGIVTLDTIVNQLIRYYYRGFRHLSGMTMGMRRMFTQGGSYSAQERGLCRLEQKDTVVRYAQSAALYLIFLLRRPSADSGIRRHLEAMCGATVERKEGGSNSSSNISNVANFDSAEDDNDNDNDNDRDSNNNNNNNNTNTDDDDKLAYLELHEALKLAFLQQYDFSKNVQDLEIMEFLACMSLHKDGTSKYAYEISACFAPLIYTCRLVAACELQRLIDEKQIDLLSIPSFQTAGSIAYAHVFCFITLGQRNLYDVLYETQKVVRDIIRTEGYANTLQGLSPSTVLFQPRSNSMYPCIGDAFNNMVRLDLSELTALYEGMFAKVQDLLKELCFDMNVEKLLPISLLRSIGDDINNSKLGYSFFKESIEIRSSHSVLLRTILKNSELCHRFFPSMSKKDLTKLFGGVSDQQRNECDNYSNHYNDNSNDNDNDVFLKLHWSKSAIKKYETKASIFNELLFCLVYISAGQPARAQEMVYWTLRNGKYKTRELYLMFGRLMIYSRYDKTRNMKFAEKPIPRFLSEPLSILALRYYVLVRPLEALMKYVTTADRSKVAVYLDFMFVIAGERLQRDLPYRIFPKATYQCIQKPLGFRNYRHIAHYFKEKNIEEEMTRESYFDLQAGHTRNTALYIYGRTMDNLHYLPSDYFANFFRASYKWQELLQIRDNPTHGLLVETKHPFIKRVDQLEEALNEKLARLVGEQMVEGDKEKDKTNEEKNKDEVKAEMTQPVVNQDSHDLQDQLATTPTAPTAFHYRPGLLQPSQTSVQHCCWALSQYYGLEAKFRSLKQFQSVYFSLLNRMNLITVLPTGGGKSLSFLIPALIEKKRQTPGKVMNMVTLVLVPMMSLRQDMMLRVNEKGLLVCSGNWTAFKDVRLTLETQLPDLFILTYESALTNSGLRFFESLATLGRLARVVIDEAHLLLTSGAWRTALSRASRLSGLYAPLHLLSATFPRQLEMVARQTFCTNFYVLRETSTARENIFYFLHPYDNTEFLLDLRTLMKRTKVFEGDGRAIIFCRTKKDVEYIHRRLHQSDLFAHTHVTIYTGDVSDEERQMNFDAFRNANGKTRIMIATKAFGLGINYMGVRLVVHYGLPASSMDYVQETGRAGRDGKYAIAALFYEKYDSTWSSYVEDSMKNFLNDNTMCVRSFLASEMDGECVCCASFANCVYCSRCSDSLLGEESTVSTMYGVKPTLPETPKPAIATHSRYNASFSSSPPPQPGNSSGMSAMNTNTTSTTPVSLSELSEITLFPSSVSPTWKKSFGNANTNLKYGLEDMSLSHRRGHKRTYDEHLNNVQQGVNHDMNRVHGSVGGMSGIVGIGIGIGDGDGDGDVDSRTIHFAEYKSRVQAVKKQWVDSTDISAQLERFFRVYKDECLSCTLGNPDTEIRAHTGKACPVRLSTCYKCGKADHNLRECKLRIRFQGLCLFCGLTKFEHADSDMAYTSDCRSWARKANLISLVYYAWNNVQYRRTIADKFLQGDVRDQAFYGFVCCSTTTNSAFVLVIHYLLSDVLQIM